One Conger conger chromosome 7, fConCon1.1, whole genome shotgun sequence genomic window, cgacttcaacgctcacgtgggcaatgacggagaaacctggaggggggtgattgggaggaacggcctgcatgatctgaacccaagcggtgttttgttattggacgtctgtgctggtcatggattgtcgataacaaacaccatgttcgagcatagggcaGCTCATAAgcgtacttggtaccagagcaccttaggccaaagatcgatgatcgactttgtggtcgtatcatcagacctgcggccgtatgtcttggacactcgggtgaagagaggagcagagctgtcaactgatcaccacctcgtggtgagttggatcaagtggccggggaggctgcctgacagacccggtaaacccaaacgtgtagtgagggtgaactgggaacgtctggcggaggcccctgttcgcgaggtcttcaactcccacctccggaagaacttctcacgcatcccgggggaagctggggacatggagtccgagtgggccatgttcaaagcctccattgcaggggcggcaagcaggagctgtggccagaaggtcatcggtgcctgtcggggcggcaacccaagaactcgctggtggacaccagcggtgagggaggccgtcaagctgaagaaggaggcctttcgggcttggctggcctgggggtcccctgaagcagcagacaggtgcaggggaggagaactgctgacccggactggggatattgtcgggcggtggaaagagcacttcgaggagctcctgaacccgaacaacacgtcctctgtggaagaggcagagcctgaagactcgggggaatctgcacctatatccctggcagaagttgctgaggtagtcaaaaagctcctcagtggcaagtcgccgggtgtagatgagattcgccctgagatgctgaaggctctggacattgttgggctgtcttggctgacacgcctcttcagtgtcgtgACGGTctaacctcggattcaggaggagcaatgtggcttccgtcctggccgtggaacagtggaccagctctttaccttggcagggttgctggcggggtcatgggagtttgcccatccagtccacatgtgctttgtggacttggagaaggctttcgactgtgtcccccggggaaccctgtggggtgtactgcgggagtatggggtaccggggccgttgttacgagccatcaggtccctgtataaccaaagtgagagctgtgtccgcattctcggcacaaagtcaagcacgtttccggtgggtgttggactccgccaaggttgccccttgtcaccggtcctgcttgtggtattcatggacaggatctcaaggcgcagccgaggtgaggagagtgtccggtttggtgacctcagaatcgcatctctgctttttgcggatgatgtggttctgctggcttcatcggaccgtgaccttcagcacgcactggagcggtttgcagccgagtgtgaagcggccgggatgagagtcagcacctccaagtccgaggccatggttctctgccggaaaacggtggattgctccctccgggttgggaacgagtctttgccccaagtgaaggagttcaagtatctcggggtcttgttcacgagtgagggtagaagggagcgtgagatcgacagtcGGATCGGTGCAgagtcagcagtaatgcgggcgttgcaccggaccgttgtggtgaagaaggagctgagccggaaggcgaagctctcgatttactggtcgatctacgtcccaaccctcacctatggtcacaagctttgggtagtgaccgaaagaacgagatcgcgtatacaagcggccaaaatgagcttcctccttagggtggccgggctcagccttagagatagggtgaggagctcggacatccggagggagctcggagtagagccgctgctccttcgcgtcgaaaggagccaattgaggtggttcgggcatctgatcaggatgcctcccgggcgcctccctttggaggttttccgggctcgtccaactgggcggagaccccgagggagacccagagcccgctggagagattatatatctctcctggccagggaacgcctcgggatcccccaggaggagctagaatgcgttgctggggagagggacgcctggaatacccggctttgcctactgcccccgcgacccgactccggataagcgggttatgatggatggatggattgtacAAGGCATTGTTTAATAGTGTATCAATAACCATGATACTGCACTGGAGTAATCATATATAAGACAACTTGTTTCCTTCAAAGTAAATGAAATGTACTGTCTTTTAgattacaaattaatttaatataattcaATAGCATTGTTCCATTCCTGTTTCCACAGTGGCCACCAGGCTTAACATTTTGCTCGTCATACTTTCTGAAACTTGCACTTGCACTAAAGAGCAATGCATATTGTACTTCGAATGAATAGCTTTGATaccaattatatatttttctgacaCAAGTAGTTTGTAGCATTCCTGACATATCTGAATGACGTTAAATCTGTATACATAGCCTATACTATGCATTTGGAGACACTGGCCAATGAATTTACAATGAATGGAATGATATTTACATAAGCATTTGCAAATATTGTTCCAGATTTTACAGTTCCAGTATTTGGAAAGTATGCTCAAACTGATTTCTTCAACACTGTACTGAATACGAAAAGGCAGTGAAACCAACAGAGAGGAGACACTTTAAGAGGTGGTAGTAACAGGAAGTAGTGGACTTGAATTGAGACCAACAGGCAGGTTAATTGTGACCAACATTAATAACAAAAGGACAAGTAAGACTGATGTATCCAGGCATTGGTGCCAACCAGAAGTTAACTAACCATAGAAGCAAATGGAGCTGCACAGTATGCACTGATATGCGGATATGTTACTGTCTGTCTTAACCCTAATTTATTAACACTGGTAATAATTCAAACTTAATTAGTAGTGGTATAGTCAGATAGGTTATTAAATATGGTTAAACAAGAAATTTGGTGGCATAGAGAAAGTGGCAGTCAGGCAAGTTTCACTGATATTGTCCATGGAGGATTCCACAGCTGAAGATCCATTGAGATCCAGTACAGACCAGCAGAGCAGTCATTAAGGCAGATCTGTAAACAGTCCCTACTGAGAGAGTGATGGGAGATTCCGGTATGGCTTACCAGATGTAATGTGTAGCTTATAATGTTCCTGGTTTTATTCAATATtgcatgaaaatgaatattgaaataaaatctgaTAACACCTTAGTGCACAGGTGTCAGAATCCAGTCCTGCAGTTGTCTGTCATTTTTCGATGTGTTTCATAACAAGCGATTCGCTGGAGATTTTTTAAGTCAtggattggctaaagaatcctcattctcaaggccttaattagatgctgattgaaaggaaaccacaaataatattgaattagacacccctgctttaaagcAACACATAAACATCTTCTATTACTGTGATTATTATCTTGCCCTGCCCCCAAACTCCTGTTTATGACCCCCATTCCCCCCTCAGTGCGGATTAGCACAGAGCAGGTGCTGCTTTGGTAAACCCACGCCGAGAGGGACAGCCCCATTGCCTACATGTAGGTACAACACGAGTGGGTCTGTCATGGTCCCCAAGCAACCGTAGCCTCCCTTGCTCTTGGCTCTTGGGCAGCCAGAGATAGGGAGGGGTTCACAACCACTGTCATGGCTGGGGCAGAACTAGATGGCCCTCCTCTCATCTCATCCTTGGCTTCCCCCGGTTGAAGAAAGTAGTACCGAAGGGAGGATCAGGGTCCCCTCCCTAACGGTGTGCCAGTTAAGGGGAGTATGGAGGAGGCTTTTCATCAGGGGGGTAGTAGGGGGGGCAGTAGCGTGGTGGGACCTGATTGGGCCACATATAGCTCGCTCCAGAGTCATCAGATAGGCCCGTGGTGTTGCGGGCCTACAGGTCAGACAAGGATAAAATACAAAGCATCTGCAGTCAAGCCATACAATGGGACCACTCTAGTTTTCAGATATCTAAGCCTAACATTCACAAGTTAAATATGGTTATTATATATGCTTATGCAGATACTCTTCAATCATATTAATCATATTAatcaatacagtatattgtgcaGAATCACAAGCTGTATTTTAAAACAGTATTGTAATACTGTTTCAGAGCATGTACATGCCAAGAATAGCATgcatcttttgttctgtgactATACATACAAATTACAAAGCAATCCTTGATGTTCATGCATACTTATTTACACAATTGCATGAAAATGTACACCATTTTTTATGTaggtcattttatttgtttatataggAGCCCTGAGAGTGGTACTAATGTTACCTGAGGGTCATAGGCAGTATACGGTGGCAAGCAGGGGGCACCATTGAAGAAGGAGTTGTAGGAAGTAGTCAGGGGTGGGGCATCACAGGGGGCAGGGACAGGAAGGGGATCAGGTTCGCAGCTCTCAGAGGGTGATGTGGGAATCTGTCCAAAAAGAACACTGCTTTAGCAAGTGACACAGCCCCTTTCACCATGCCCCTGGGCTCAGTCCACAAAGATGGAAATAGAAACCCCccatgtgattttaaaaatgacgGAAAATTTCATGAGGAGGAACGCAATCTGTCAATCAGCAGCTGGCGAACATCTGGGGAAGAAATGCCTCTGTCTTCGACCGACTCATTGCATGTATAAGCCAGCAGCAGAACCATGCGGCATTACATACACTCTTGCAGTCACCAGAAACACCTGCTTTTTGCTGAGAATGCTGCAATGAATGAGCAGCAACACTGAGGCAGTCTGCTCCATGCATCCACTGGTCTCACCATgtccttgaagcctcccagctCGGCTGCAGTGATGATGCCCAGGAAGAGGGCCACTACGTTGAGGATGGTAGCCGACCACAGCAGGTGATAGAGGTGTATGACATCCTGGCAGCTTTGCACATCCGTGTATTCGTGGTAACCTCCCATCAGCTCGACCCGGCTAtgccatgagagagagagagatagagacagatttatttgtatttgatcTTTAGTAAGATCAAAATTTACAAAATGAGTTTTTCAGCTGGGCTggtgctggagagagaggggcgccTTGGTGGCTAACCTAATGATAACCAAGTGATTGGTCAGCATTCCATAGCATTAAGCAGCTGCCATTATTGGCTAACTCAGTTATGTTTGGCACCGGTAGCTGGCTGGCCATGGCGGCCTGAGGATTTGCTGTGGGTCCAACATTTAATTTTACAAAGTAACAACTTAAGCCTCGAGAATAAGATTCCAATCCACTTCTCTTGGCTCATATGGGCTCGGctcatttccaaatatttattttccaaattgttttgtatttcattaattaaagtaacatattatgttcagattttatgaccagttttatatttggggtcaaattgagcccagcagttgaaataaacacaaaaataattgatttcttttttcttattgtctcccaaattactagccttttatccataaatatgaaaaactgGTGATACCCGTTTGGTTGCACCTGTACGGGAAAGTGCCACcaaaatcatccacaaagaaatctgagataaaaagaaaaatatatcttCTGACATTTTATAAAGTTACAAAGGGTCAAAGGAACATTTGTATGCCAACTTGGAACAGGACTTTGCACAGagttatgtttattgcatttttactatttcATTCCACCAAAATAGAATATTAGAAAAATCAaacagtatcaatataaaaaagggCCCCTGCACACATTTGTCTTATCATTCATTATCTTCATTATCTGAGGAGAACCAGGACATGCAAGAGGGCAACTCCTCATTCTGCTCATTCTGTCATCTGTATTCCAAGCCTCAGTCATGCTGATTTACGGAGCACCGACTGTACTGGCAAGATGAATAAAGAAGTACTTCCAAGTACTTCTAACCATACACTGCATTCAAAATGCAGTAACCCGTAAGGCACTGATTCATTACAGCTTGCATATTGCCAACACAAATTGTTTCCAAATTTCAACATTTTGTCAGTACatctttattttgaaaagaaGCTGATAACACAAAGTAGCTCAAAGTAAGCAAAGGGTTTCTTGCCTGTCGTTTCACTGGGGTCTACTGTATGGATTGAGTTGGATAagattttaatgacattttcaacAGACATAACAAAAGATGGCTGGTATACTGTTCTTTTGAGGGTCTGAGTCCCAGCCATTTTAGAATACATAATATTAAGTTAACATTGACCTTcaatgtatgtacatgtgatttcttagttttttattttgaataaatttgcaaaaatttcaaaaaaacttatttcatgttgtcattatggggtgttgtgtgtagaattttgaggaaaaaaatgaatttattccattttggaataaggctgtaacataacaaaatgtgggaaaagtgaagcgctgtgaatactttccggatgcactgtagccGTACAAGTAATTTGGCTCTATAAATGATCAATGTCCTGACAATGGGTGaaacggagactgaggtttaaatacatgagggaaggtgacaatctaggcggggctggggagaaggtgggccaaacaaatagacaacaggtggggaaacataatagggtaataacatcataacaggagggagacgaaaacgcggactggatgcacgtaaccaaacatgtaaaacatacggctctggattagggagtagacatttgcatagattgaagacgtagtgatagtcagagactgtgtgaacacttcgctgaaactaagcgagtaatcagggatagcatagggaggaggagttatagaacagtgcagaaacactaagagattgagttagtgaattagttacatgaatacttctaactacccaataaaagtgactgttagttagacagacagtaagtgtattaatcggattagtactgtactaATATttgattagtagtagttagtaagaataacaacatttaactaccaagtgaagcaggaagtaagaactgcAAGattggaagaaatgttgaaataccgaaaactaccgtaaacacccgaatagtgggacacgagacaggggagtgactcggctgggaaacattcagacgcagacataacaggggatcacaaatgagaaactgtaatggaaaacaataaccatagatgtatgataatgaataaataacaagaataaatgtaaatgcaaacaggacagatacagaaacattacaagtgtctgctaaataccaaaatgtaatgtaagtggaTATGTGATTCTTTTGTGGTCTACTTCCAAAGTCAATGggtctcatgcaagaaccactcgtacGAACAGAATTGTTCTTAAATTTCTTAAAATGAGTGACTTCACTCATTTTCTCTTATTGATCATTTTTCCAAAGGTAATGTAGGTAATTCAATTTCCAAACTAGATGTTGCAGATCAAATCAAGATTCAGTTTGCTTACttctcacctcaaatgttttcagaaacgtaTTTCAGTAGATTGTTCAGAAGAAAAAAGACTACGTTTATCAAGGGGCCGTCATGTTATTATGTTTTGTCAAAAATGAAGGAACCACAGTCTTCAGAATCAGGTGTCAAttgtcccttgttcttgttaatcccattggacATCTATCCGACGGAACCCAACTACAGTagtgtatatattattattagggaCATATTATAAGTGACATATTcgacagttgtctgaagttaggtgcgtttgttgaatctgacGTGGCATACTCATATGAGCCCTTTGATCGAGAATAGTGAGAGAAATTTAtgataagaatatgaaaatgttcttgcatgaagcCCATTGATTGTAGAAAATAAGACCAGTGGACATACTTGCCACAATTGTAGAGCTCACAGCAATAGCAGGTGTTACTCTTTACACGCAGGTTGCAGGAGACACGTGAGGCTGTTAGACAGTTGACctggaaaacaaacagacaatcaatgctttttttaattCCCCAAAACCCATAAGAACATTACAgcttaaatattttaaacttGCACATGCTCAGAATCATTTTGTTAGTAAACAGTAGCTTTgatcattacattttacaaagaaaGAAATTCAGATTTTCTCTAATGTAGCATTCTAGCAGCATTAGCAGCATTGCAGAAAAAAGTCATGGGCTCTTTTCCTAAACTTTTTGCATGCACATTTGGAAGTCACCCTGGATAGTAGCATTTTAATGAAATCCATAGTTCACAGAAGACCACTGCACTTACATCTCGGTCAAATGATGTCGAGCTTGAGTAATACTCGCACCGTCCAGCATAGAAAGGTCTGAGGTCCTGCAACACATATCACAGCTTGACTTTAGACTATTTCGACTAAACCATAACAGAACAAAATGTATTGTgacaaaaaagacaaattaaGAAAACCATTGTATTGGTTCTCCATGCATGAGGACAATATATTTATGTTCTTTAAGGGAAATCTTAGTGAGGCACATTAtcatagcctgtagcctagtggctaagttgcttgatTGGGACCCAAGgtaaccacgataagatctgtgcagctgtgggcccttgagcaaggcccttaaccccacaggggagattggcccctgcttagtctaatgctttggataaaagcgtcagctaaattactttaatttaatgtaatgttgaatTCTGAAAATATTAGTTTAAATGGAGCCCAGCCCACAGGCTGAATATAAATTAATGGACTGACTAGTTACATAACTTTGCCTGTGGTCTGGGAAGTATCCAATTATGtggtcagaaaaaaagaaaaactaaatgcaGTGTTTAGCCATTAATAcgctttaaatgtattttagtacAGTATGCTATATCATTATAACCATCATCACCAACAATGTTTAAATTCATACTTTGACCACGTGGCTCAGTGCGTATCCTGTTAGGGTTTTAGTTCCCAGCTGTGACACATTCTATACTGAATTCCCACCACTCCTTTCTGCTTGCACTTtgtctgaataaaataataataataataaaataatttttaaaaaaacatagttTATAATGGTTGCAGCTTTGGTTATGAACAGATATTCTTTCTTATTGTGTTCATAATCCCAATAATTCTACAGTATGACAAGTGTTAATACATTGCCCTGTGTACGGGCATTAATTGGTTCTGTTGatagaacacaaaacacatcaaaTGGAAAGTTTAGCTGATCTAAAGGCTATTGGTGCATGCAGGGCCCAAGCTATACTTATACTATAATTTCACCAAATGATCTTTGTCTTAACCAGTGTATTGGAAAGTGCTGGAATGTGGTGTCTGGTGAGATGCACGTGATCTGTCAGGCTGTACTCACTATGTGCCTGGCTGCAAACACGCCATCCACAATGGCACAGCACAAGGCAGCCACAACTCCGAAGCTTATGAACACAATAGAAGCCACCAGctgcaacacaaacagaaaatttAGTGTGAGGGCTGAGGGCTCAAGTCATCACCAGGGCCAGCCTGCCCCGAACGCAGCCTCCATCACAAACCGACCCACAAGCATACAGGCCATACCTCTTTCCTGTGAATCACTGCTTGCATGAACCGCATATAACAGTCCATTCCGGTTGCGAGTGTATTTTTCCCACCGCCGACACTGCAGTCTACTATTGCTCAACGTTTTGGAAGAAAGACCTGGTCAGCACTTACTCTAGACAGCAGACTCACTTTATCTAACTGGCAATGTGTGGTCAATGCTTGAAGTGACAGACTCGAGCAACTCGAGGAGGCTGAGGCATGCATGCCAGATGGAACTGCAGAATCAGCAGATCTGTGAAGCGCTGTAGTATTTCCAGCACAAAGAGTCTCCATTCAAGCTTTTATATTAAACACAGTGATGCAGGCAAAATGCCCTGAagagatccatccatccattatcttaccCCTGTATTCCTCATCTAGGTTGTGCGGAGGCATGGTgctggagcatatcccagcatgcattgggcaagatGCAGCAAAaatcctggacaggtcgcccaTCCACCACAGGGTAcatgcaccattcactcacacactcatacctacaagcaatttagacactccaattaacctaacccacatgtttttggactgccggaggaaaccagagtatcCCACAGGAAACACATGCGGACATGTAAAAGTTACATTTCACCCTATCCACTTTCCCCCTTGTGGCTGAGTTGTCaacgtctcaaattattgttgtgtttaCATGATACAAAAAACTTCAACGTAATATAACAGCAAAACGGCagtgccagattgttaaaaaggcTCTCTGCTAGTGAGAACAGCAGCTTAGATGCTtgtcagcctcttatttgcaaagcagggcaataaaacccCCACGCAACACTCACAGTTTACAATCCCCCACCTCACCATAGACTCAgataataaaaggcatattctaacattccttgataccatttctctatgtcaaaaaatcatgttccgatataataacaaaaatatataattcaaaagttgcatgaataaacacattgttttgtttttttcttagctcacttttattccatgTCTGGCCAAcatttccggtttggtagaaatacaagtttgttttgctaattatttgatacagacatatttatggaactaaATATCCCACATAGTTATGAAGCTATGTCttctgactaacgttgaagTTCGTAATctattcagccattttcaagaaaacaatattttttccgggactatacctaagcaaatgaCGTCTTGAACTGCAGTACTTCGTATTGTTGCATAATCGCATTGCTacgtcatttcagtaccaaactaatgtaaaacatggcaagcTTTTTGTAAGgtgtttcctaccctttccaagaAGGCATAATATATCTAacagacagtttaggaatattgctgtgTTCACATAGCAGAATGCATATACAGAcaggacttgctatagataaaccttTAATTGTACtaacggggctctggttaacctaattttgcaatcaagtttcatttaaaatgtgatgcAGATAGCTTAGATAGGTTAGAAAGCGTAGCGTAAGTAGCTTTTTGGACAcattgggcatgctttataaaacatactcttatatatgaataaaacacacaggaaattttctttacattttgtatcaaaaaatctgttttaatagaaaaaagcttttctgatcattcatgtgtctggacaaacagttttatgttttatatttggagagatttcgggacacttgaggacatctgggtgcagttttgggaaaacttgtgtggaatttgaatgctttttgatatctttaccatattttgtacacaagttgataTTAGGTCTGTGcagaaatataaagtagttctgggttagTCTTTGATGAAggaattgagatattcagtgctaaactataaaaacatcaggcattttgtaattgttttgtatttgtatcttctgtgtacactgtacacaatTCTCTAacatacatttgttctgtctcaaatttctgaatgctACAGACAATTTCAGTCTTCAGccatgtgtgcagtaaataatttttgagatattgacacttttataggactattAAAAAAATAGGTAGAAATTGCCCTCTGGGGGGGAGAAGTGGAAAGGGTCAAAGAAAAAACCCACCTCTGGACattttacaaattaaaaaatgtctgACATAACATTTGGA contains:
- the LOC133132172 gene encoding transmembrane protein 255A-like isoform X1, yielding MRPGLNQQANGLSLPDTMDSFKRSKRNSIIVTALLFIVSILILTIGLAATTRTKNITVGGYYPGVILGFGSFLGIIGAHLIENKRQMLVASIVFISFGVVAALCCAIVDGVFAARHIDLRPFYAGRCEYYSSSTSFDRDVNCLTASRVSCNLRVKSNTCYCCELYNCGNRVELMGGYHEYTDVQSCQDVIHLYHLLWSATILNVVALFLGIITAAELGGFKDMIPTSPSESCEPDPLPVPAPCDAPPLTTSYNSFFNGAPCLPPYTAYDPQARNTTGLSDDSGASYMWPNQVPPRYCPPYYPPDEKPPPYSP
- the LOC133132172 gene encoding transmembrane protein 255A-like isoform X2; translation: MRPGLNQQANGLSLPDTMDSFKRSKRNSIIVTALLFIVSILILTIGLAATTRTKNITVGGYYPGVILGFGSFLGIIGAHLIENKRQMDLRPFYAGRCEYYSSSTSFDRDVNCLTASRVSCNLRVKSNTCYCCELYNCGNRVELMGGYHEYTDVQSCQDVIHLYHLLWSATILNVVALFLGIITAAELGGFKDMIPTSPSESCEPDPLPVPAPCDAPPLTTSYNSFFNGAPCLPPYTAYDPQARNTTGLSDDSGASYMWPNQVPPRYCPPYYPPDEKPPPYSP